One Helianthus annuus cultivar XRQ/B chromosome 7, HanXRQr2.0-SUNRISE, whole genome shotgun sequence genomic region harbors:
- the LOC110868415 gene encoding 11S globulin seed storage protein G3-like produces the protein MASKATNLLLAFSLLFATCIARQQQQQQNQCQIQNIQALEPIEVIQAEAGVTEIWDANDQQFQCAGVDFIRHRIQPGGLLLPSYVNTPILAFIERGRGIQGVILSGCPETYEYSQEQQFSGQSERRGERLPFDEDRHQKVENLNEGDVVAIPTGTAHWVHNDGNAELVVVVFFDTQNNENQLDEYQRRFFLAGNPQAQSQQQHRQQRQSRQQSPQITRQGRPQQQFQNSGNIFNGFTVDLLAQSFNIDQETAQKLQGQNDQRGHIVNVGQDLQIIRPPQARQERQQYQHQQGRRTRQEQGRRGGRSGGWSNGVEETICSMKFKENIDNPSHADFVNPQAGRIANLNSFKFPILEHLQLSAERGELRPNAIQSPHWTINAHNLLYVTEGSLRVQIVNNQGNSVFDNELREGQVVVIPQNFAVIKRAGEQGSRWVSFKTNDNAMIANLAGRVSAISSMPVDVVANAYQLSREDAQQLKFSQRETVLFAPSFSRGQRKASAREGFGLSEVLRVLF, from the exons ATGGCATCCAAAGCTACTAATTTGCTCTTAGCTTTCTCCCTTCTCTTTGCCACTTGCATTGCCCgccaacaacagcagcaacagaaccagtgCCAGATTCAAAACATCCAGGCGCTCGAGCCCATCGAAGTTATCCAAGCTGAAGCCGGTGTCACCGAGATCTGGGACGCCAATGACCAACAGTTCCAGTGTGCCGGTGTCGATTTTATTCGACACCGGATTCAACCTGGTGGCCTTCTCTTGCCTTCCTACGTCAACACCCCTATCTTGGCCTTCATCGAAAGAG GAAGGGGCATTCAGGGGGTTATATTGTCGGGATGTCCGGAAACCTATGAATATTCGCAAGAGCAACAGTTTTCCGGTCAGAGCGAGCGCAGAGGAGAGAGGCTTCCGTTTGATGAGGACCGTCATCAGAAAGTAGAGAACTTAAACGAGGGTGACGTGGTTGCCATCCCCACCGGAACAGCTCACTGGGTTCACAACGACGGCAATGCAGAACTTGTGGTCGTCGTCTTCTTCGACACTCAGAACAATGAGAACCAACTTGATGAATACCAAAGG AGATTCTTCCTAGCTGGAAACCCTCAAGCTCAAAGCCAGCAGCAACATCGTCAACAAAGACAATCCCGCCAACAATCTCCTCAAATTACAAGGCAAGGTCGCCCGCAGCAACAGTTCCAGAACAGCGGCAACATCTTCAACGGTTTCACTGTCGACTTGCTAGCACAGTCATTCAACATCGACCAAGAGACGGCCCAGAAGCTTCAAGGACAAAACGACCAGCGAGGCCACATTGTTAATGTCGGACAAGACCTTCAAATAATCCGCCCACCACAAGCGCGGCAAGAACGCCAACAATACCAACACCAACAAGGCAGACGCACTCGCCAAGAACAAGGCAGACGTGGTGGTCGTTCAGGCGGATGGAGCAACGGTGTGGAAGAAACCATTTGCAGTATGAAGTTCAAAGAGAATATTGACAACCCTTCTCATGCGGACTTTGTAAACCCACAAGCAGGACGCATTGCAAACCTCAACAGCTTCAAATTCCCCATTCTGGAGCACCTACAACTCAGCGCAGAGAGAGGCGAACTCCGTCCAAATGCGATCCAATCCCCACACTGGACAATCAATGCGCACAATCTTCTCTATGTAACCGAGGGATCGTTGAGGGTACAGATCGTGAACAACCAAGGAAACTCGGTTTTCGACAATGAGCTTCGTGAGGGACAGGTGGTGGTGATCCCGCAGAACTTTGCGGTGATCAAGAGAGCTGGTGAGCAAGGCAGCAGGTGGGTGTCTTTCAAAACCAATGATAATGCAATGATCGCGAACCTTGCGGGGCGTGTCTCCGCGATCAGCAGCATGCCGGTAGACGTGGTGGCGAATGCATATCAGTTGTCTCGAGAGGATGCTCAGCAGCTTAAGTTTAGCCAGAGGGAGACGGTTTTGTTTGCACCAAGTTTTTCTAGGGGCCAAAGGAAGGCTTCGGCAAGGGAGGGCTTTGGCTTAAGTGAAGTGTTGAGGGTGTTGTTTTAG